Proteins encoded in a region of the Vicia villosa cultivar HV-30 ecotype Madison, WI linkage group LG5, Vvil1.0, whole genome shotgun sequence genome:
- the LOC131603906 gene encoding putative N6-adenosine-methyltransferase MT-A70-like yields MDNTPQSDEAINSIKDIRQQLEARIETQHKSHMDMLSSVQSIIPNLVSSLDLSLKVLSSFNNRPFAPTPPLPPAPPSFNPLKSSMQLPQNPTSDSENNNLQNPKALLVNTNSELEKVSPLSIVRSMVAVCLLGRVPFSPIDSSTVLRKLENDQTVTAQEKAALQELGGDLGGPTLAVEIALRSMAEDNGAVELEDFVVSGKARIMVLNIDRTRLMKELPEAALSNQQNESGFGDGNTNQNQQQINAGSANMNGVMMGRQVLRPMSDMWMSHGDPHMSGLQPMFSGGGPRGTPRLMLAPHRGIGIPTMHRLPMGPNASGSSFNAMPQKPKTLEEDNKDLEALINKKSFREMQKSKTGEELLDLIHRPTARETAVAAKFKTKGGSQVRQYCDLLTKEDCRRQTGSFVACDKVHFRRIIALHTDINLGDCSFLDTCRHMKTCKYVHYEYDPTPDVPPTMMGAPPPPKPLKQQRAEYCSEVELGEPQWINCDIRNFRMDILGKFGVIMADPPWDIHMELPYGTMADDEMRTLNVPALQTHGLIFLWVTGRAMELGRECLELWGYKRVEEIIWVKTNQLQRIIRTGRTGHWLNHSKEHCLVGIKGSPEVNRNIDTDVIVAEVRETSRKPDEMYPLLERISPRTRKLELFARMHNTHAGWMSLGNQLSGVRLVDEGLRARFKAAYPDVEVQPASPPRASAMEIDSSAAAQTSTESKSTITQFTEPAAPATISASVEKAMSIDVDTN; encoded by the exons ATGGATAATACACCACAATCTGATGAAGCTATCAACAGTATTAAAGATATTCGACAACAGCTCGAAGCTCGAATTGAAACTCAGCACAAATCACACATGGATATGCTTTCTTCTGTACAATCCATTATACCTAACCTCGTTTCTTCTCTCGATCTTTCGCTCAAAGTTCTATCGTCTTTTAATAATCGGCCTTTTGCGCCTACACCGCCTCTTCCTCCGGCTCCACCTAGTTTTAATCCACTCAAATCATCAATGCAGCTACCTCAAAACCCTACTAGTGATAGTGAGAATAATAATCTTCAAAACCCTAAGGCCTTGTTGGTTAATACAAATTCGGAATTAGAGAAAGTTAGTCCTTTGTCCATTGTTAGATCAATGGTTGCGGTTTGTCTTTTAGGTCGAGTGCCTTTTTCGCCGATTGATTCTTCCACTGTGTTGAGGAAATTGGAGAATGATCAGACGGTTACGGCGCAAGAGAAAGCTGCACTTCAGGAGCTTGGTGGAGATTTGGGAGGGCCGACGCTTGCGGTGGAGATTGCTTTGAGGTCAATGGCGGAGGATAATGGTGCTGTTGAATTGGAGGATTTTGTTGTTAGTGGAAAAGCGAGGATTATGGTTTTGAATATAGATAGGACTCGTCTTATGAAAGAATTGCCTGAAGCTGCGCTGAGTAATCAGCAAAATGAATCGGGTTTTGGAGATGGTAACACGAATCAAAATCAGCAGCAAATTAATGCTGGTAGCGCCAATATGAACGGTGTTATGATGGGAAGGCAAGTTTTGAGGCCAATGTCTGATATGTGGATGTCGCATGGTGACCCTCACATGTCAGGGTTACAACCAATGTTTTCTGGTGGTGGACCAAGAGGAACACCGAGACTAATGTTGGCTCCACACAGAGGTATAGGTATTCCGACGATGCATAGACTCCCAATGGGGCCAAATGCATCAGGGAGTAGTTTTAATGCAATGCCACAGAAGCCAAAAACATTAGAGGAGGATAACAAGGATCTTGAGGCTTTAATAAATAAGAAATCGTTTAGGGAGATGCAGAAATCTAAAACCGGTGAGGAGCTTTTGGATTTAATTCATCGACCAACTGCAAGGGAGACTGCTGTAGCTGCTAAG TTCAAAACTAAAGGTGGTTCTCAAGTGAGGCAATATTGTGACTTACTGACAAAAGAAGATTGTCGACGCCAGACCGGTTCCTTTGTAGCATGTGATAAG GTTCATTTTAGACGAATTATTGCTCTTCATACTGACATTAATTTGGGAGACTGCTCATTTCTTGATACTTGCCGGCACATGAAG ACATGTAAGTATGTTCACTATGAGTATGACCCTACACCTGATGTGCCTCCAACAATGATGGgtgctcctcctcctcccaaaCCACTAAAGCAGCAGCGTGCTGAGTATTGTTCTGAAGTGGAACTTGGGGAACCACAATGGATCAACTGTGATATACGTAACTTCAGAATGGACATATTAGGTAAGTTTGGAGTTATAATGGCCGATCCACCATGGGACATTCACATGGAGCTGCCTTATGGAACAATGGCTGATGATGAAATGCGCACGCTTAATGTCCCTGCTCTGCAAACTCACGGGCTTATTTTTCTATGGGTCACTGGACGTGCGATGGAACTTGGGCGAGAATG CTTAGAACTTTGGGGATATAAACGCGTTGAGGAGATTATTTGGGTGAAAACAAATCAACTACAGCGAATAATTAGAACTGGGCGTACTGGCCATTGGCTCAATCACAGCAAAGAACATTGTCTTGTTGGAATAAAGGGTAGTCCTGAAGTAAACAGAAACATCGACACTGATGTTATTGTTGCTGAAGTCCGGGAAACAAGCAGAAAGCCAGATGAG ATGTATCCGTTGTTGGAGAGGATAAGTCCAAGAACAAGAAAGCTGGAATTGTTCGCTCGCATGCACAATACTCATGCAGG GTGGATGTCTCTTGGTAATCAATTGAGTGGTGTGAGGTTAGTTGATGAAGGACTGCGGGCAAGGTTTAAGGCAGCTTATCCAGATGTGGAGGTGCAGCCAGCATCACCTCCCCGAGCTTCTGCTATGGAGATAGACTCTAGTGCTGCTGCTCAAACAAGCACAGAATCAAAGTCCACTATAACACAGTTTACAGAGCCTGCAGCTCCAGCTACTATCTCTGCTTCAGTGGAGAAGGCAATGTCCATTGATGTGGACACTAACTAA